One part of the Anaerofustis stercorihominis DSM 17244 genome encodes these proteins:
- a CDS encoding TrmH family RNA methyltransferase has product MITSKTNKIIKLVKSLEKKKYQDKYGLYVLEGIKFVKDAVINKNHIIKYIITTEEYTEDYDDALEVDNEIFKYISSTKTPQGVLAVLETKYCDINDINKNDNILYLDTVQDPENVGGLIRSSVCTDFDAVILNSSASPFLSKAVRASAGSIINTKIILDEDYKILKTLKEKGFDIIASTLNGKEDITLNKKNNVLIVGNEGNGISDECLKYATKEVKIPMSGKCESLNANVSGSILMYKIYGFL; this is encoded by the coding sequence ATGATAACATCAAAGACGAATAAAATAATAAAACTTGTAAAGAGTCTGGAAAAAAAGAAATACCAGGATAAATACGGACTTTATGTCCTTGAAGGGATAAAATTCGTAAAGGACGCGGTTATAAATAAAAATCATATAATCAAATATATAATAACCACCGAGGAATACACCGAAGATTATGATGATGCTTTGGAAGTGGATAATGAAATATTCAAATACATATCTTCCACAAAGACCCCTCAGGGAGTGCTTGCGGTATTAGAAACGAAATACTGTGATATAAATGATATAAATAAAAACGATAACATATTATATTTGGATACGGTCCAAGACCCCGAAAACGTGGGAGGGCTTATAAGGAGCAGTGTCTGTACGGATTTTGACGCAGTAATATTGAACTCTTCAGCATCCCCTTTCCTTTCAAAAGCAGTGAGAGCAAGTGCGGGAAGCATAATAAACACTAAAATAATCTTGGATGAAGATTATAAAATTTTAAAAACATTAAAAGAAAAAGGATTTGATATAATAGCTTCCACATTGAACGGAAAAGAAGATATAACGCTTAACAAAAAAAACAATGTTTTGATCGTGGGGAACGAAGGTAACGGTATAAGCGACGAATGTTTGAAATACGCCACAAAAGAAGTAAAGATCCCCATGAGCGGAAAATGCGAATCCCTGAATGCAAACGTCAGCGGTTCCATATTGATGTACAAAATATATGGTTTTCTGTAA
- a CDS encoding glucosaminidase domain-containing protein: MKSFKKISLILIILFITSISGSVFAEDMNMDITYDIPSQANESDLTKEEKSMDRESYSEEAAKEENTSETENLKSSRSAAVKSLGTFTVSYAYAAKAKSSDKYATKVSFTDLKGYSKFDDAYSSMNSYYTKYKNAGDTTKAYGLCIRNTSGKIIAMKLGRAYATPSGATMNIASTYVTKNHELFYYSAKANSSTNSSVNVGISGAKGYVSSANLTLVPHTLISQMYKSASSSTKKYSVGYYSKNSSGELIHTYKTLTNSSTSTYFESGEYVGNTYSMVVDKAPSFMKTGTKYYSMDGVNFYTNSYLSSSTKAGTHYPYFKYLPYRTKSNYSASQFDSRIKNYSSSSVLRGTGKYLVSAQNTYGINALLELSFANLESAYGTSGYAISRKNLFGIAATDSNPDGASYFKSAGDCITRHAGRYLSQGYFDTKTDSRYFGTCPGDKNIGVAVKYASDPYHGEKISGIAYTQDKYMGSKDYGKYTIGKTTTAAYVYQKASTSSKKLYRLGTKGGSSPVGITVAIIGTSGNYYKVQSDMGIVNSEASCYNKYNFTNSVGYIPKSQITIIRKGSNSISSSGGSTSSSTSNTTKVSVTSASARPYTSYGFTPGYKNYLRVKGKFATNVKGASAQLRIYDSKNRLVAKLSKTKKTTKTTIGTFFWDGKATKGNTAGYKTGAYVKRSSKGTPYKFKLLITVNGKTAQTKLYTTKIYSKATKLLTDISKPTIKRKSKTTLSMKPNRPGTSYISIYNSKGKLVFSKKFYYQKANRKLSVSFKGYGNYGKYNKKLLAKGKYTVKFIHGSYTYKYPKKLVLK; this comes from the coding sequence ATGAAATCATTCAAGAAAATAAGCCTAATACTCATAATCCTATTTATCACATCCATATCCGGAAGCGTTTTTGCCGAAGACATGAATATGGACATAACTTACGATATACCAAGTCAGGCTAACGAATCCGATTTAACAAAAGAAGAAAAAAGTATGGACAGAGAGTCTTACTCCGAAGAAGCCGCAAAAGAAGAAAACACTTCTGAAACGGAAAACTTAAAGTCATCCAGATCCGCAGCAGTCAAGTCTTTGGGTACTTTTACGGTTTCTTACGCATATGCAGCCAAAGCAAAATCAAGCGATAAATACGCAACAAAAGTATCTTTTACAGACCTTAAAGGATATTCAAAATTTGATGATGCTTATTCTTCCATGAACAGTTATTATACCAAATATAAAAATGCGGGAGATACTACAAAAGCCTACGGACTATGTATAAGAAATACTTCCGGTAAAATCATAGCAATGAAACTCGGACGTGCCTATGCAACTCCAAGCGGTGCAACAATGAATATTGCAAGTACATATGTAACAAAAAATCATGAATTATTTTACTATAGCGCTAAAGCAAATTCTTCCACAAACTCAAGTGTAAATGTTGGGATCAGCGGTGCAAAGGGATATGTATCTTCTGCTAATTTAACTCTTGTACCTCATACACTGATATCACAAATGTATAAATCCGCATCAAGCAGTACTAAAAAATATAGCGTCGGATATTATTCAAAAAACTCAAGCGGAGAACTTATTCATACTTATAAAACTCTTACAAATTCAAGCACTTCTACATATTTTGAAAGCGGCGAATACGTTGGAAATACTTACAGTATGGTAGTAGACAAAGCTCCTTCTTTTATGAAAACGGGAACAAAATACTACAGCATGGACGGAGTCAATTTTTATACAAATTCTTATTTATCATCATCAACCAAAGCGGGAACTCATTATCCATACTTCAAATATCTTCCTTACAGGACTAAAAGCAATTATTCCGCTTCACAATTTGACAGCAGGATAAAAAACTATTCAAGTTCCAGCGTTTTGAGGGGGACCGGTAAATATTTGGTTTCTGCGCAAAATACATATGGAATAAATGCTCTTCTTGAGTTGTCTTTTGCAAATTTAGAGAGTGCATACGGAACAAGCGGTTATGCCATATCAAGAAAGAATTTATTCGGTATAGCGGCTACGGATTCCAATCCTGATGGAGCTTCTTATTTTAAATCTGCGGGAGATTGTATAACAAGGCATGCAGGAAGATATCTGTCCCAAGGATACTTCGATACAAAAACCGATTCAAGATACTTCGGGACTTGTCCGGGAGATAAAAATATAGGTGTAGCGGTAAAATATGCATCGGATCCATATCACGGAGAAAAAATCAGCGGTATCGCCTATACTCAGGATAAATATATGGGCTCGAAAGACTACGGCAAATATACCATAGGTAAAACGACTACTGCGGCATATGTATATCAAAAAGCTTCGACATCAAGTAAAAAACTATACAGGCTCGGAACAAAAGGAGGTTCTTCTCCTGTAGGTATAACGGTCGCTATAATCGGAACAAGCGGGAATTATTATAAAGTTCAAAGCGATATGGGGATAGTTAACTCTGAAGCAAGCTGCTATAATAAATATAACTTTACAAACTCGGTCGGATATATACCTAAAAGCCAAATAACTATTATAAGAAAAGGAAGTAACTCCATTTCATCATCAGGCGGCTCAACTTCATCGAGCACTTCAAATACAACAAAAGTATCAGTAACATCTGCATCAGCGAGACCATATACAAGCTATGGCTTTACTCCGGGATATAAAAATTATTTAAGAGTAAAAGGAAAATTCGCTACAAACGTAAAGGGAGCATCTGCACAGCTTCGTATATATGATTCTAAAAATAGACTTGTGGCAAAATTGAGCAAAACAAAAAAAACAACCAAAACTACAATAGGAACATTTTTTTGGGACGGAAAGGCAACAAAAGGAAATACTGCCGGATATAAAACCGGAGCGTATGTAAAAAGAAGCTCCAAAGGAACACCTTATAAATTTAAGCTGTTAATCACAGTAAATGGGAAAACCGCGCAAACAAAATTATACACAACAAAGATTTATTCCAAAGCGACGAAATTACTGACGGATATTTCAAAACCAACTATAAAACGAAAAAGCAAAACAACGCTTTCTATGAAACCAAACAGACCGGGAACCAGTTATATAAGTATATATAATTCAAAAGGAAAACTAGTTTTTAGTAAAAAGTTCTACTATCAAAAAGCAAACAGAAAATTATCGGTTTCATTTAAGGGCTATGGTAATTACGGAAAATACAACAAAAAACTACTTGCCAAAGGAAAGTATACAGTTAAATTCATACATGGAAGTTATACTTATAAATATCCTAAAAAATTAGTATTAAAATAA
- a CDS encoding glucosaminidase domain-containing protein, whose translation MNTGKRIIWVLLLFLIPSFNISANNIYTIEIPDFVKNEAKDESKYKGDELPKEYLNNKDKNTKAVNKNFYVAYAYAAKDKSEDKYPTLVKFNKLKTFSTFESAKNSMNTLYTEYKNKNSVEYTKKANGLVILNDREKIIDMKLGKAYISVNSTIISLDKNHGSSAPYIPTNHEVFYYGAENKNDLTSSACKIGISGMTNYTSSDNLTFIPEAVLSDTYLSASSSQKKYTTGYYYVNTNRDLYHYVSILTDPSVSEKYENGEKSTLQSFIVDKAPSFMKTDTKYYSMDGVNFYTSKYLSSSSKIGTHYPYFTYLSYRTKTNYTKEDLNNRINTYPSNTKLKNQGSTLIDVQNKYGINALMELSFANLESGYGTSSYAINKNNLFGIAAYDETPDNAYSFESPKKCIEEHAYRHLSRAYFDANSDFRYYGPSPGNKKIGVNVKYASDPYHGEKIGGIAYTQDKNMGSKDYEKYTIGITNKTANVMEKPSSGSKVFYKLSNKNLNEPVGIPVVILGTSGDYYKVQSDMGVKSGNVHFENLYDHNGSVGYIPKSSIDIVRKGKSSVPADTADKLTISSIKISPSPSYGFTPGYGNNLKVEGKIYSNKKNAKLELQVYNTKKQLVAKKSITKQKTGTTSEKIFWDGKATKGNKAGYKTGSYVKRSSSGTKYMVKLLLSTSSKSVKSKEYNIKVYSKATKLNTNITKTAIKRKASTTLSMKPNRPGTSYIRIYDSKNSLVFNQAFYYKKANTKQSTVFKGYGNNGKYNKKLLSKGKYTVKFIHGSYSYKYPKKITLK comes from the coding sequence ATGAATACAGGTAAAAGAATAATTTGGGTTTTACTGTTATTTCTTATCCCATCATTTAATATAAGTGCAAATAATATATACACTATTGAAATCCCCGATTTCGTAAAAAACGAAGCAAAAGACGAAAGCAAATATAAAGGGGACGAACTGCCGAAGGAGTATTTAAATAATAAGGATAAAAATACAAAAGCAGTAAATAAAAATTTTTATGTTGCCTATGCTTATGCCGCAAAAGACAAGTCCGAAGACAAGTACCCTACCCTAGTCAAATTCAATAAATTAAAGACATTCAGTACATTTGAAAGTGCAAAAAACTCAATGAATACTTTGTATACGGAGTATAAAAATAAGAACTCCGTCGAATATACAAAAAAAGCAAATGGACTTGTTATTTTAAACGACAGAGAAAAAATAATCGATATGAAGCTGGGGAAAGCTTATATTTCGGTAAATTCGACCATTATCTCACTGGATAAAAATCACGGTTCTTCCGCACCATACATACCCACTAATCATGAGGTATTTTACTACGGTGCGGAGAATAAAAACGACCTTACATCTTCTGCATGTAAAATAGGTATAAGCGGTATGACCAATTATACGTCTTCCGATAACCTTACATTTATACCAGAAGCAGTCCTAAGCGATACATACCTATCAGCTTCTAGCTCCCAAAAGAAGTACACTACGGGATATTACTACGTAAATACTAACAGGGATCTTTATCACTATGTATCCATACTCACCGACCCGAGTGTATCAGAGAAATATGAAAACGGTGAAAAATCAACGCTCCAAAGTTTTATCGTAGATAAGGCTCCTTCATTTATGAAGACGGATACCAAGTATTACAGTATGGACGGTGTGAACTTTTATACTTCTAAATATTTAAGTTCTTCTTCTAAAATCGGTACCCACTATCCTTACTTTACTTATCTTTCCTACAGGACAAAAACGAACTATACAAAAGAGGATTTAAATAATAGGATAAATACTTATCCGAGTAATACAAAACTTAAAAATCAAGGAAGTACGCTCATAGACGTTCAAAATAAATATGGGATAAATGCCCTTATGGAATTGTCTTTCGCAAATTTGGAAAGCGGATACGGCACCAGCAGTTATGCTATAAACAAAAATAATCTGTTCGGGATTGCGGCATACGATGAAACTCCCGACAATGCATATTCATTCGAAAGTCCGAAGAAATGTATAGAAGAACATGCCTACAGACATTTAAGCAGGGCTTATTTCGATGCGAATTCCGATTTCAGATATTACGGTCCTTCTCCGGGAAATAAAAAAATAGGTGTGAACGTAAAATATGCTTCCGATCCATATCACGGAGAAAAAATAGGAGGGATTGCCTACACACAAGATAAAAACATGGGAAGCAAAGATTATGAAAAATATACTATAGGTATAACCAATAAAACTGCAAACGTCATGGAGAAACCCTCATCGGGAAGCAAAGTATTTTACAAATTATCCAACAAGAACCTAAACGAACCCGTGGGTATCCCCGTAGTCATACTGGGAACAAGCGGAGATTATTATAAAGTCCAAAGCGATATGGGAGTTAAAAGCGGAAATGTTCATTTTGAGAACTTATATGATCATAACGGCTCGGTGGGATATATCCCCAAAAGCAGTATAGATATAGTAAGAAAAGGAAAATCATCCGTTCCCGCCGATACAGCGGATAAGCTTACGATTTCATCCATAAAGATAAGTCCTTCCCCAAGTTACGGTTTTACTCCAGGATATGGAAACAATCTAAAAGTCGAAGGAAAAATATATTCCAACAAAAAGAATGCTAAGCTTGAACTGCAGGTATACAACACAAAAAAACAATTAGTCGCAAAGAAAAGCATTACCAAGCAAAAGACGGGAACCACATCAGAAAAGATTTTCTGGGACGGAAAAGCAACTAAAGGAAATAAAGCGGGATACAAAACGGGAAGTTACGTTAAAAGAAGTTCATCGGGAACGAAATATATGGTTAAACTCCTTCTTTCAACCTCATCGAAGAGCGTAAAATCAAAGGAATATAACATAAAAGTATATAGTAAAGCCACAAAATTAAATACCAACATTACAAAAACGGCGATAAAGAGAAAAGCATCCACCACATTATCCATGAAACCAAATAGACCCGGAACAAGCTACATAAGGATATATGACTCAAAAAACAGTCTCGTATTCAATCAGGCATTTTATTATAAAAAAGCAAATACAAAACAAAGCACGGTTTTTAAAGGCTACGGCAATAACGGCAAATACAATAAAAAGCTCCTTTCAAAAGGGAAATACACAGTGAAATTCATCCACGGGAGCTACAGTTACAAGTACCCTAAAAAAATCACGTTAAAGTAG
- a CDS encoding sensor domain-containing phosphodiesterase, whose amino-acid sequence MEYDEICSLIINEMDNLIYISDVDKYELIYMNKTARESFNIDEKEDYRGKKCYKVLRGLDSPCEFCTNKLINEDSFYTWESFNPLLGEYFIVRDKVVNIDGKKARLEIATDITQKESEKRKLEYEIYKEETIVNCARTLSGDRNIQAAIDKLLEIVCGFYNGSRAYIFEIDYENKVFSNTYEYCTKNVTEEIDNLQNLPITLIDDWLYQFNKEGEFYISALGEKYDKNSPAYKILSSQGIDSLIAAPLIKDGQITGFLGVDDPKKNINDLTLIKTLTYFIMNDIDKEKLLNTLNKMSYYDALTDLGNRNHYINVVEHFNENPPENIGIVYIDVNGLKLINDSYGHDYGDILLKQTAELLKKVYDKHIFRVGGDEFVALCPNIEKHEFEKSVSRLRHLLKKEEEINISIGAVWDKGKTELEKLIKNADNLMYLEKQSYYKSNLVKEHNYRSEVSKKLIREIANNKFTVLLQPQIETSTGKISGAEALVRKIDDDGNLITPDKFISSYEAKNIIRHVDLFVLESVCKILDKWRSENKPLIAISINLSRVTVMEYNIIDKICAICDHYDIPHNFINIEVTESISKMSDAVLFEIIERLRKEGFTISLDDFGSDYSNLSILTKIEFDNLKIDKSIIDNINNNPNARIIIEHVIDMCKHIEKTKTVAEGVETKEQFDMLENYKCDFIQGYYFSKPITVEEFENKYMD is encoded by the coding sequence ATGGAATACGATGAAATATGCTCGCTTATAATTAATGAAATGGACAATTTGATATATATAAGTGATGTGGATAAATACGAACTTATCTATATGAATAAGACTGCGAGAGAAAGCTTTAATATAGATGAAAAAGAAGACTACCGAGGAAAGAAATGTTACAAAGTTTTAAGAGGACTTGATTCTCCATGTGAATTCTGCACAAATAAGCTTATAAACGAAGATTCTTTTTATACTTGGGAAAGTTTCAATCCCCTGCTGGGAGAATATTTTATAGTTAGAGATAAAGTCGTAAATATAGACGGCAAAAAAGCAAGGCTTGAAATAGCAACGGATATAACTCAGAAAGAAAGCGAAAAAAGAAAGCTTGAGTATGAAATCTATAAAGAAGAAACTATCGTAAACTGTGCAAGGACACTTTCGGGAGACAGGAACATACAAGCTGCCATAGACAAGCTTCTTGAAATAGTATGCGGATTTTATAACGGTAGCCGCGCATATATATTTGAAATAGATTATGAAAACAAAGTTTTTTCAAATACTTATGAATACTGCACAAAAAACGTTACCGAAGAAATAGATAACCTTCAAAACCTCCCCATAACCCTTATAGACGATTGGCTGTATCAATTTAACAAAGAAGGAGAATTCTATATTTCTGCCCTCGGAGAAAAATATGATAAAAATTCTCCTGCATATAAAATCTTGTCAAGTCAGGGAATAGACAGCTTGATTGCAGCCCCCCTCATCAAGGACGGACAAATAACGGGATTTCTCGGGGTAGACGATCCGAAAAAAAATATAAACGACCTTACCCTTATAAAGACACTGACTTATTTTATAATGAACGACATCGATAAGGAAAAACTTCTTAATACGCTGAATAAAATGAGTTACTACGATGCCCTTACAGACCTTGGGAACAGAAATCATTATATAAATGTAGTTGAACATTTCAATGAAAACCCTCCCGAAAATATTGGGATAGTCTATATTGACGTAAACGGACTTAAACTTATAAATGACAGCTACGGACACGACTACGGCGATATACTTTTAAAACAAACCGCAGAATTACTTAAAAAGGTGTATGATAAGCATATATTCAGAGTAGGCGGAGACGAATTCGTAGCTCTTTGTCCAAACATTGAAAAACATGAATTTGAAAAATCAGTCAGCCGTTTAAGACATTTACTGAAAAAAGAAGAAGAAATAAATATTTCTATCGGTGCGGTATGGGACAAAGGGAAAACAGAGCTTGAAAAACTCATAAAAAATGCCGATAACCTAATGTATCTGGAAAAGCAGTCTTATTATAAATCAAACTTGGTAAAAGAACACAATTACCGCTCGGAAGTATCGAAGAAGCTTATAAGAGAAATAGCAAATAATAAATTTACTGTTCTGCTTCAGCCTCAAATAGAAACTTCCACGGGAAAGATCTCGGGTGCCGAAGCTTTGGTAAGGAAAATAGATGATGACGGAAACCTTATAACTCCCGACAAATTCATATCTTCCTACGAAGCAAAGAATATAATAAGACATGTAGACTTATTCGTTCTTGAAAGCGTATGTAAGATACTGGATAAATGGAGAAGTGAAAACAAACCCTTAATTGCGATAAGCATAAATCTATCCAGGGTTACGGTAATGGAGTATAATATAATAGATAAAATATGCGCTATATGCGACCATTACGATATACCTCATAACTTTATAAATATAGAAGTGACCGAGAGCATATCAAAGATGAGCGACGCCGTACTGTTTGAAATAATAGAAAGATTAAGGAAAGAGGGCTTTACGATTTCTCTGGACGATTTCGGATCCGATTACTCAAACTTATCCATACTCACGAAAATAGAGTTCGATAACTTGAAGATAGATAAAAGCATAATCGATAATATCAACAATAACCCCAATGCAAGGATAATCATAGAACACGTTATAGATATGTGCAAGCACATAGAAAAGACAAAAACCGTTGCGGAAGGTGTGGAAACGAAAGAACAATTCGACATGCTGGAAAATTATAAATGCGATTTTATTCAAGGTTATTATTTTTCAAAGCCTATAACCGTGGAAGAATTCGAAAATAAATATATGGATTAA
- the pheT gene encoding phenylalanine--tRNA ligase subunit beta: MLVPINWLKEYVNIDKDIKEFADMMTMSGSMVETVTYLGEGIENVVTAKINKITPHENAQKLIICTMFDGKEEYQVVTGANNVSEGDIVPFAKVGAKLPDGTKLKKAKLRGVESFGMLCSGQELGMSSSIIPKNMEDGIYIFSSDVPIGIDAKEALGLDEYVIDFELTNNRQDCNSILGMAYEAGATMGEKFIMPDFKIEDKSNDINDKLSVEVKNTDLCKRYCARLLRVKKVEPSPLWMQKRLMVCGIRPISNIVDVSNYVMLELGQPLHMFDYDKLEGHKIIVDTAKNGETMVTLDNIERELDDKMLLINDENRGVCVAGVMGAANSVVDDDTKNIVIESANFGKNSIRRTSRKFGLRSEASAHYEKGINPLITRYAIDRAASLLVEIGACELVEGLIDENFYEKEHVKMDIDYNDVNKLLGSEISAEEQVKLLDLLNFEPKLKGDMISITAPLLRDDVNIKEDVIEDIARMYGYNNLPSTLMESSNYISEKNTYYRDKNALKDALVAAGALETLTYTFTSKEKLDELGFDENDIRSKYLKVINPLGEDTGYMRTSMMVSILEALSFNYSRKNKERVLFEVGNVFFNDKFDELGLPLQKEHLVIGKYNTDFFEIKGIVEYLFNKFRIKGVKFIKAEENMLHPSRSAYVCIDDKIIGYIGNVHPVLLKKYNLKEDVVVAELDVKTIIELYDKEVVFKEFPKFPALERDIAVVVDEDVYAGEIIDEIKKAGGKYLVKAEVFDVFTGEQVGEGKKSVAAALNFRAEDRTLTDEEIDVTFSKIVKALDENLNAKLR, from the coding sequence ATGTTAGTACCAATAAATTGGCTTAAAGAATATGTAAATATAGATAAAGATATAAAAGAATTCGCAGATATGATGACCATGAGCGGTTCAATGGTGGAAACCGTCACTTATCTCGGGGAAGGGATAGAAAATGTCGTAACGGCGAAAATCAATAAGATAACTCCTCATGAAAATGCACAAAAACTTATAATATGTACCATGTTTGACGGTAAAGAGGAATACCAAGTCGTAACGGGTGCAAACAACGTAAGTGAAGGGGATATAGTTCCTTTTGCAAAAGTAGGTGCAAAACTTCCCGACGGGACCAAGCTTAAAAAAGCGAAGCTTAGAGGAGTAGAGTCCTTCGGTATGCTTTGTTCTGGACAGGAGCTTGGAATGAGTTCAAGCATTATCCCAAAGAATATGGAAGACGGGATATATATATTTTCAAGTGATGTACCTATAGGTATAGATGCAAAAGAAGCTTTGGGGCTTGATGAGTACGTTATCGACTTCGAGCTTACAAACAACAGACAGGACTGTAACTCTATCCTCGGAATGGCTTATGAAGCGGGGGCGACCATGGGCGAAAAGTTCATCATGCCCGACTTCAAAATAGAAGATAAAAGTAATGATATAAATGATAAATTGAGCGTTGAAGTAAAAAACACGGATTTATGCAAGCGTTACTGTGCAAGACTTCTTAGAGTAAAGAAAGTAGAACCTTCTCCTCTTTGGATGCAAAAAAGACTTATGGTGTGCGGTATAAGACCTATTTCAAATATAGTAGACGTTTCAAACTACGTTATGCTTGAGCTCGGTCAGCCTCTTCATATGTTCGATTACGATAAATTGGAGGGACATAAGATAATCGTGGATACCGCAAAAAACGGGGAAACCATGGTAACTCTCGATAATATCGAAAGAGAACTGGACGATAAAATGCTCCTTATCAATGACGAAAACAGGGGAGTATGTGTTGCGGGGGTAATGGGTGCGGCTAATTCCGTAGTTGATGACGATACGAAGAATATCGTAATAGAATCTGCTAATTTTGGTAAGAACTCTATCAGAAGGACTTCGAGAAAGTTCGGGCTCAGAAGCGAAGCTTCTGCACACTACGAAAAGGGTATAAATCCTTTGATTACAAGATATGCAATCGACAGAGCGGCTTCACTGCTCGTTGAAATAGGAGCCTGCGAACTTGTGGAAGGTCTTATCGATGAAAACTTCTACGAAAAAGAACATGTCAAAATGGATATAGATTATAATGATGTAAACAAACTTCTCGGTAGTGAAATTTCCGCAGAAGAACAAGTTAAGCTTCTTGATTTACTGAATTTTGAACCTAAACTAAAGGGAGACATGATAAGTATAACCGCTCCGCTTCTTAGAGATGACGTGAATATCAAAGAAGATGTCATAGAAGATATCGCGAGGATGTACGGATATAACAACCTCCCTAGTACGCTCATGGAAAGCTCGAATTATATAAGTGAGAAGAATACCTATTACAGGGATAAAAACGCTCTTAAGGACGCTCTCGTTGCCGCAGGGGCTCTTGAAACCCTTACTTATACATTCACATCAAAAGAAAAACTTGATGAACTGGGTTTTGATGAAAATGATATTAGGAGCAAATATTTAAAGGTAATAAATCCTCTCGGAGAAGACACCGGATATATGAGAACGAGCATGATGGTAAGTATCCTTGAAGCACTTTCTTTCAACTATTCCAGAAAGAATAAAGAAAGGGTGTTGTTTGAAGTAGGAAATGTATTCTTCAACGATAAATTTGATGAGCTTGGACTTCCTCTTCAAAAGGAACATCTTGTGATAGGTAAATACAATACCGATTTCTTTGAAATAAAAGGTATCGTTGAATACTTATTCAATAAGTTTAGGATAAAGGGTGTGAAATTCATCAAAGCCGAAGAAAATATGCTTCACCCTTCAAGAAGTGCTTATGTATGTATAGATGATAAGATAATCGGATATATAGGAAATGTTCATCCCGTACTGTTAAAAAAATACAATCTCAAGGAAGATGTCGTGGTTGCGGAGCTTGATGTCAAGACCATAATCGAACTTTACGATAAGGAAGTCGTATTCAAGGAATTCCCTAAATTCCCCGCACTTGAAAGAGATATCGCGGTAGTCGTGGATGAAGATGTCTATGCGGGAGAAATCATTGACGAAATCAAAAAAGCGGGGGGCAAATATCTTGTAAAAGCCGAAGTGTTTGATGTATTCACGGGAGAACAGGTAGGTGAAGGCAAGAAATCTGTCGCTGCGGCGCTTAACTTCAGAGCAGAAGACAGGACTCTTACAGACGAGGAAATAGATGTTACTTTCTCTAAAATAGTAAAAGCTCTCGATGAAAATCTAAATGCAAAATTGAGATAA